From the genome of Vicia villosa cultivar HV-30 ecotype Madison, WI linkage group LG2, Vvil1.0, whole genome shotgun sequence, one region includes:
- the LOC131652044 gene encoding V-type proton ATPase 16 kDa proteolipid subunit yields the protein MAGFSGDETAPFFGFLGAAAALIFSCMGAAYGTAKSGVGVASMGVMRPELVMKSIVPVVMAGVLGIYGLIIAVIISTGINPKAKSYYLFDGYAHLSSGLACGLAGLSAGMAIGIVGDAGVRANAQQPKLFVGMILILIFAEALALYGLIVGIILSSRAGQSRAE from the exons ATGGCTGGTTTCAGCGGCGATGAAACTGCTCCTTTCTTCGGCTTCCTCGGCGCCGCCGCTGCCCTAATTTTCTCAT GTATGGGAGCGGCTTATGGAACTGCGAAGAGCGGTGTTGGTGTGGCATCGATGGGTGTGATGAGACCTGAACTTGTCATGAAATCGATTGTGCCTGTTGTTATGGCTGGTGTTTTGGGTATTTATGGTTTGATTATCGCTGTTATTATTAGTACTGGTATTAACCCTAAGGCGAAATCTTATTATTTGTTTGATGGTTATGCTCATCTTTCTTCTGGCCTCGCTTGTGGTCTTGCTGGTTTGTCTGCTGGCATGGCTATTGGGATTGTTGGTGATGCTGGTGTTAG AGCAAATGCTCAACAGCCGAAGCTTTTTGTTGGTATGATTCTCATTCTCATCTTTGCTGAGGCATTGGCATTGTATGGTCTTATTGTTGGCATCATCCTCTCTTCCCGTGCTGGCCAATCCAGAGCTGAGTaa